The sequence below is a genomic window from Desulfobulbus oligotrophicus.
GTTGTCTCGATCTCGACACCACACAGCAACAACTTCTCAATAAGCGCCGGTAAATGCGCCGGATTACAGTTCGTGATCTGTACACAACCACCCGTGGCTGCAACGGCAATCATGTAGGTTCCGGTTTCAATTCGATCGGGGATAATGGTAGATTCACCTGCCTGCAACCGGTCAACACCATGAACAATCAGCCGATCCGTTCCCTTGCCGTCAATCTCGGCTCCCATGGCAACCAGCATATCGATCAGATTGTCTACTTCCGGTTCCTTGGCTGCGTTCTTGATCACCGTCCTTCCTTTAGCCTTTACCGAAGCCATAAGAACATTTTCAGTGCCGGTCACTGACGGCACATCAAAATAAATAGTACCACCTCGCAGTTGACCGTCAACAATGCCCTCCACATACCCCTGTTCAAGTTGAGCAGTAACTCCAAGTTGCTCAAATCCCTTCAGATGATAATTAATCGGTCGAGCACCAATGGCGCAGCCACCCGGAAGCGACACCCGGGCAAATCCGGACCTGGCCAGCAGCGGACCAAGGACAAGCACAGAGGCTCGCATGGTTTTCACCAAATCATATGGTGCCTCCACACCGGTCAACCTGTCGCTGTTGATGCGGACAGTTGTTCCGGTGCGCTCCCACCGGGCACCAAGGATCTCTAATAATTTCAACATGGTCCTGGTATCGCGAAGATCAGGGACATTGTGCAGGGTATGGAGACCTGGAGCAATGAGCGTGGCGGCAATAAGCGGCAGCGCGGCATTCTTCGCGCCACTTATAGCGACCGACCCATACAGAGGAAAACCACCTTGAATAAGAAGTTGATCCATAATAACAATGAGCTAGAGAGAAAAGGGAGGGTACGGGAAATCAGGTTTTCCGACGGGCCTGAAGGACTCGCGGACGATCGGCCCAGTCATTGAGCACTTTCACCTCTTCGTAGTGAGACGTGTTCGCACAGAACATCCTCATCACGGCTTCTTTCTGATCAGCACCGATCTCCACAAACAACCGCCCTCCCGGACGTAAAAAACAGACAGCTTCAGCAGCAATGCGTTCAAGACATTGCAGGCCGCCGACGCCACCGGACAGTGCCAGATACGGCTCACCATGACGCACTTCAGGTTGCAGTCTGTCCATTTCCTCCTCTGCAATATAAGGAGGATTACTCACAATCAGATCAAACGGACGTCCGCAATGCATTGCTGTGAACAGATCACTGCAGATAAGTTGAACCTGGTGTGTAACGTCATGTTTTTTGCAGTTGAAGGCAGCTATTTCAAGAGCAGCGGTGGAGATATCAGTCGCAGTCACAGAACACCCCAACTCTTTGGCCAGAACAATCGCAATCACCCCGCTTCCCGTACACAGGTCCAAAGCACGGCAGACACCTTTGTCTGCATATATTCGTACAACCTGTTCGAGTAAAAATTCGGTTTCAGGGCGGGGAATAAGAACGGCCGAGGTCACCTTGAAATCCAGCGACCAGAACTCTTGAAAGCCGATCAAATACTGCAGGGGGATTCGTTGTGCCCGCTGTTGAATGATTGTCCGATAATGAGCAACTGTCTCCTCATCCGCACACTCATGCCCATGCAACACCAACTGACTTCTGGTCTGATCTGTTACATGTTGCAACAGCAGACGAGCGTCGATCTCCGGTTGGTCGATACCTGCCCGGGCCAGCGCATCAACAGCTTCTGACAGCAAAACATCAAGCCGGCTCAAGGAAATCCGTCGGCAGTCAATTGGTAGATTTCAATCTCTCGGCCTGGTAATGCGTGGTGATCGGTATGATAATATCATCAAGCGCACCTGCCATAACATGATCTAATCGGTACATCGTTAAATTGATCCGATGATCCGTTACCCGGCCCTGCGGAAAATTATAGGTGCGAATCCGCTCACTCCGATCGCCGGTGCCGATCTGATTTTTTCGCTCCTCAGACATGCGATCATGTCGTTCTCTTTCCAGATGATCAAGGAGACGTGCACGTAAAACCTGCACAGCCTTCGCCTTGTTTTTATGTTGCGACTTCTCATCCTGGCAGGTGACCACTAATCCCGTCGGCAGGTGTGTCACCCGAACTGCAGAATCGGTGGTATTAACGGATTGCCCCCCTGGTCCCGAAGAGCGGTAAACATCAAATTTGAGCTCATTGGGTTCGATATGCAGGTCAACTTCCTCTGCTTCCGGAATGATGGCGACTGTAACCGCTGAGGTATGAATTCGCCCCTGTGCCTCGGTATCAGGAACACGCTGCACCCGATGGACACCGGACTCGTATTTGAGACGGGAATACACATGCTGCCCACTGATGAGAGCAATAATTTCCTTAAACCCGCCAATACCAATGGGGTTGGAACTCATCACCTCTACCTTCCATCCATGGATTTCAGCATACCGGCTGTACATACGAAAAAGATCGGCAGCAAAAAGAGCCGCTTCGTCACCACCGGTACCGGCCCTGATCTCAAGAAAAATATTCTTCTCATCATTCGGATCTTTAGGCAGCAGACGGAGGCGAATTGCATTTTCCAGTTCCGTCTGCTTAAGTGCCAGTTCTTCAAGTTCCGCCTTGGCCAGATCGACGAGATCAGGGTCATTCTGCTCTGTACGGATCAACTCCTGGTTGCTGTCGATCTCCTCACAAACGGCAGTATAGGTCGCATACAGCTCAGCAATCTTTGCGATTTGGGCATGTTCACGGACAACTTCACGGTACCTGCGCTGATCATTCACCAGCACAGGATCGGCAAGCCTGCTCTCTAACTCTCCCAACTTATCGTTGATGTCATGCAGATTTTCAAACATGCGATTCTGTAGAAAGACCTCTTAAAAAACAAAAGCGGCGAGATCCGCTTAACAGACCTTTACCGCCAAGGCGAAACACTTTTCAACAAGGGGTTGCCCCCTGTCTGATGAAAAAATAAGTGTTCGTATTACTTTTTCTTGTTTTCCTGGTAACCAGCGTATTTTTTCTTAAATTTCTCAATACGGCCGGCTGTATCAACAAGTTTTTGTTTGCCTGTGTAAAAGGGGTGGCAGGCCGAACAGATTTCCACTCGCATTTCATTCTGAACAGACCCAAATTCAAATTCATTGCCGCAAGCACAGACAGCTGTAATTTTATGATAGGCAGGATGAATATCAGGTTTCATAGCAGTGCACTCCTCGTCAAAATAGCATCAATAAAAATAATTAGAACCTTTAAATATATCGTTTTTACCATTTCTTCAAACAAAAAGTTACCGGTTCATGGATGCAAAAAATTCCTGGTTTGTTTTGGTCTGACTCATCTTATCGAGAAGAAATTCCATTGCATCAGCCGGATTCATTGAAGAAAGCAGCTTGCGAAGAATCCATATTCGATTCAGATCCTCAGCAGGCAGTAGCAGATCTTCTTTACGTGTCCCGGATTTCAAAATATCAATAGCAGGATAAATTCGCCGATTTGCCATTTTACGATCCAAAACGATCTCCATGTTACCGGTCCCCTTAAATTCTTCAAAAATAACTTCATCCATCCGGCTACCGGTGTCAATGAGAGCAGTGGCCAAAATCGTCAGGCTCCCACCTTCTTCCACATTTCGCGCAGCTCCAAAAAACCGCTTGGGCCGATGTAAAGCATTAGCTTCGACACCACCTGACAGAATCTTCCCAGAGGCGGGGGTAACAGTATTATACGCCCGTGCCAAACGGGTGATTGAATCAAGCAGAATAACCACATCCTTTTTATGCTCGACCAAACGCTGTGCTTTCTGGATGACCATTTCAGCCACCTGGATATGACGTTGAGGAGGTTCATCGAAAGTTGAACTCACCACCTCCGCATCAACACTGCGTTTCATGTCCGTCACCTCTTCCGGCCGTTCATCAATCAACAAAACGATCAGAATAATCTCCTTATGATTGGTGACGATTGAGTTGGCTATTTTTTGCATGAGCACTGTCTTGCCGGTTCGAGGTGGAGCCACGATTAACCCTCGTTGGCCCTTACCAAGCGGGGCGGTGATATTGAGCACCCGCATGGAGAGGTTGTCCGGCATCGTTTCCAGATCGATAAGCTGATCAGGATGCAACGGCGTCAGATTGATGAATGCAGTCTTATTTTTAGCGGCCTCTGGAAGTTCATAGTTGATGGTATCGACTTTAAGCAGGGCAAAGTAGCGCTCGTTATCTTTGGGTGCACGCACCTCTCCCTCTACTGTATCACCGGTGCGG
It includes:
- the murA gene encoding UDP-N-acetylglucosamine 1-carboxyvinyltransferase, whose protein sequence is MDQLLIQGGFPLYGSVAISGAKNAALPLIAATLIAPGLHTLHNVPDLRDTRTMLKLLEILGARWERTGTTVRINSDRLTGVEAPYDLVKTMRASVLVLGPLLARSGFARVSLPGGCAIGARPINYHLKGFEQLGVTAQLEQGYVEGIVDGQLRGGTIYFDVPSVTGTENVLMASVKAKGRTVIKNAAKEPEVDNLIDMLVAMGAEIDGKGTDRLIVHGVDRLQAGESTIIPDRIETGTYMIAVAATGGCVQITNCNPAHLPALIEKLLLCGVEIETTDDMITVSCPEVNGHSTCLLQSVDITTLPYPGFPTDLQAQFMALMIQSDGTSIIHETIFENRFMHVAELERMGADVTIQGARAIVRGIGRGKLNGAPVMATDLRASASLVIAGLSANGTTQISRIYHLERGYEQMVEKLRGVGAQVSRVKE
- the prmC gene encoding peptide chain release factor N(5)-glutamine methyltransferase — encoded protein: MSRLDVLLSEAVDALARAGIDQPEIDARLLLQHVTDQTRSQLVLHGHECADEETVAHYRTIIQQRAQRIPLQYLIGFQEFWSLDFKVTSAVLIPRPETEFLLEQVVRIYADKGVCRALDLCTGSGVIAIVLAKELGCSVTATDISTAALEIAAFNCKKHDVTHQVQLICSDLFTAMHCGRPFDLIVSNPPYIAEEEMDRLQPEVRHGEPYLALSGGVGGLQCLERIAAEAVCFLRPGGRLFVEIGADQKEAVMRMFCANTSHYEEVKVLNDWADRPRVLQARRKT
- the prfA gene encoding peptide chain release factor 1, with translation MFENLHDINDKLGELESRLADPVLVNDQRRYREVVREHAQIAKIAELYATYTAVCEEIDSNQELIRTEQNDPDLVDLAKAELEELALKQTELENAIRLRLLPKDPNDEKNIFLEIRAGTGGDEAALFAADLFRMYSRYAEIHGWKVEVMSSNPIGIGGFKEIIALISGQHVYSRLKYESGVHRVQRVPDTEAQGRIHTSAVTVAIIPEAEEVDLHIEPNELKFDVYRSSGPGGQSVNTTDSAVRVTHLPTGLVVTCQDEKSQHKNKAKAVQVLRARLLDHLERERHDRMSEERKNQIGTGDRSERIRTYNFPQGRVTDHRINLTMYRLDHVMAGALDDIIIPITTHYQAERLKSTN
- the rpmE gene encoding 50S ribosomal protein L31, with the protein product MKPDIHPAYHKITAVCACGNEFEFGSVQNEMRVEICSACHPFYTGKQKLVDTAGRIEKFKKKYAGYQENKKK
- the rho gene encoding transcription termination factor Rho; its protein translation is MNPTELKHKKIKELVSLAASLNIEGYSNMTKQELIFAILKEQADEDGKLRGSGVLEILQDGFGFLRAPDYNYLPGPDDIYVSPSQIRRLNLRTGDTVEGEVRAPKDNERYFALLKVDTINYELPEAAKNKTAFINLTPLHPDQLIDLETMPDNLSMRVLNITAPLGKGQRGLIVAPPRTGKTVLMQKIANSIVTNHKEIILIVLLIDERPEEVTDMKRSVDAEVVSSTFDEPPQRHIQVAEMVIQKAQRLVEHKKDVVILLDSITRLARAYNTVTPASGKILSGGVEANALHRPKRFFGAARNVEEGGSLTILATALIDTGSRMDEVIFEEFKGTGNMEIVLDRKMANRRIYPAIDILKSGTRKEDLLLPAEDLNRIWILRKLLSSMNPADAMEFLLDKMSQTKTNQEFFASMNR